A single window of bacterium DNA harbors:
- the trxA gene encoding thioredoxin, whose amino-acid sequence MASPNVKIATDANFQSEVLGSDLPALVDFWAEWCGPCRALGPLVDQVADETQGKLKVFKMNVDENPDTPAQYGVRGIPTLLLVKGGKVVDQLVGSVPKPTLDQFIQKSL is encoded by the coding sequence ATGGCTAGCCCCAACGTCAAGATCGCCACCGACGCCAATTTCCAGAGCGAGGTCCTGGGTTCCGACCTGCCCGCCTTGGTCGATTTCTGGGCCGAATGGTGCGGTCCTTGCCGGGCTTTGGGTCCGCTCGTCGACCAAGTCGCCGACGAAACCCAAGGCAAGCTCAAGGTCTTCAAGATGAACGTGGACGAAAATCCCGACACACCCGCCCAGTACGGCGTGCGCGGCATCCCCACTTTGCTGCTGGTCAAAGGCGGCAAGGTCGTCGACCAATTGGTCGGCTCGGTGCCGAAGCCGACGCTGGACCAGTTCATCCAAAAGTCGCTGTAA